The sequence ACCACATATCAAAAAATCTTTTATTAAAATGAGGAAATGTATCTAATAATCCTGTTAATAATTTATATATTCCAAAAACTGTATTTCCTTCTTTAAATGCTACTTTTTCTTCAGTTGCCCCTATTAAAGTTAAATCATAATTTTTCCTTGGAATAATATAAGCTTTACTGCTATAAAATATATTTTTCAAAGATTTATCTTTTATTGATATCATCTCTCCTTTTACAGGAATTACCGGAATATCAAAAATTGTTCTACTCCAAGCTCCTGCTGACAATACACAGATATCTGCTTCTATTTCTTCTCCATTTTTAAGTTTTACTGATTTAAATAAATTATTTTTTTCAATTATAGCTATTACTTCTGTTTTTTCTAATATTTTTATTTTTTCACTTTTTCTTACTAAATTTATTAAAGCATTTGTAAGTAATCTATTATCTACCTGAGCATCATCAGAATAATAAGCTGCTCCAATAACTTTATCCGAAATGGCATAACCCATATTTACAATATCTTCTCTACTTAGCCATGAAGCTTTTAGATTTTGAGATTTATAAAAATTTATTCTTTTGTTTAGTATTATAGCCTCATCTTCAGAGAAAGCCGGAACAATTATTCCACATTCAGAATATCCAACATCAATACCGGATTTTTTTTCTATCTCTTTAACATAATCTTTATAATATTCTCTTGCTTTTAAACATAAATCTAAAAATAATCCATCTAATCCTTCTGCTTGTGGAGCAAGCATACCACCGGCTGCCCATGTTGCTCCTTTACCAAGAAAATCTTTTTCAATTATAACAATATCATAACCGTGTTTTTCAAGCTCTAAGGCTACCGTTAAACCAGCTATTCCACCACCAACAATTATGGCTTTCATTTACTTCTTTTTACCTCTTTTTATATTTTTTAAAAAAAGATTTTCATTCCATCTTTTGCAGCTATTACTTCAAGTTTTAATTTTTCTGATAATTCTTTTGCTATTTTTTCCGGATTATATTTTAACATCATAACGCTAAAATGTGTTAATATTGCTTTTTTAGGCTTGGATTTCTCAATTATTTTTTCCACATCTTTGACTGATAAATGATTAATATCTGCTACCGGTTTTACAAATGTGGTATTAAATATCATCAAATCAGGATTTTCCGGATAAGCATAAAGCATATCTTCATAAAATTTCCCACAAGGAACATATATAACTGTTTTATTATCTGTGAAAAATCCTAAGCTGTAATTTTCTACATTATTATGAATATGTTTTATAAGAGGTTTTATCCTTATATCTTCATAAATAATTTCTTTATTTTCTTCTATTGTTTCAACTTTTTTTATGCCTTTTAAAGAGTATTTTAAGACTACAGGGTCATCTCCATAAACTGTATCGTTTGGGGCTATAAGTAAATCTTTTTTCTTTTTATGGCTTTTTGTTGCAGATTCTATAACAGCATTTATATCGCTAACATGGTCTAAATGTCTATGGGATAATACAAATATATCTATATCTTCCGGCTCTAATTTATTTTCAAAAATCCTGATAAGTGAACCCGGCCCTGGGTCTATTAATATATTTTTTCTATTTAAAGATAACCACATTCCACCGGAATGCCTTAGTTGTCTAAATACTACAACTCTCCCGCCTGCTGTTCCAAGAAAATGTATAAAATCTAAAATATTAATCTACCTCCTTCTACCGGTATTTCTGCTCCGGTTGTAAAATCCGATTCTATTAAATATTTTACAGCTTTATATACTTCAATTTCTCCTGCCCATCTTTTTAAAACAGTTTTTTTAAGAGGAATTTCTTTATCTTCTAAATCTTCAGGTGGTATTATTGGTCCGGGTAAAATAGCATTAACAAGCACATAAGGTGCAAACTCTTTTGCAAATGCCTTTGTCATTGTAAGCATTGCTCCTTTTGAAATAGCATAAGGCGTATAATCTTTATAAGGTATTTTAGCTGCATAATCAACAATATTTATTATCCTTCCTTCTTTCCTTTTATACATCTCAATTCCAAACTCTTTAGAAAGCAAAAAAGGAGCCTGAACATGAATTTTATAAAAATTATCCAAATCTGATAATGAAGCTTCTTCTATTTTTACCGGATAATATATAGATGCATTATTTATTAGAATATCTACATCTACAGTATTTTTTATCTCTTTTATCATATTTTTAAGTTGAAATTCATCTCTCAAATCTGCTTGAAATGTATAGGCTTTTACACCAAGAGCATTTATAGTCCTTTTTAAATCCTGTGCTTCCTCTACAGAATTAAAATAATGGATAATAATATTTGCTCCATCTTTTGCAAGTTCTAAGCTAAGGGCTTTTCCTATTCTTTTTGCTCCACCTGTGATTAATATATTTTTTCCTTTTATCTCCATTTTATCCTCTGTTTAATAATTTTAATGCATCTTCCGTATTTTTTACAGGCATATTACAACTAAAATCTTTGCATATATAAATATTAATATCTTTTTCGTCAGATTCCATATTTTCTGTATAAGGTGCTATCTTTCTAACATAATCTGAAAGATAAAAAAGAACTTTATTTGGTATATATTCTTTGTTTATATTTTTTGCTACTTCCAATGCTTTTTGTTTATCACCGGTTATAACTATCTCATATCCACCATAAAAAAGATAATCAAGGGCAAAAAGGAAAAATGTATGATAAGAAGGTAATCTTTTTATATCTGAAGCAAAATATTGAACGGTTTTATAAATTTTTTCTTCTAACTCTAAATCTGCTGTTATTTTTTGAATTTTTATTAAATCATATAAAGCTACAGAATTTCCGGAAGGTATGGCACCATCATAAACCTCTTTTGCTCTTGTGAGAAGTATCTCTCTATCTTTTGGTGTAAAGAAAAATCCTCCGTTTTCTTCATCATAAAATAGCTCTATCATTTTTTGTGTTAAATTAATTGTATTTTCCAGATACTTATCTTCTAAGGTTGCTTCATAAAGCTCAAGTAGTCCGAATATAAAATAAGAATAATCATCAAGATTTGCATCTATTGCTGCCTCATTTTCTCTGTATCTATGCAATAATCTACCATCTTTATACATTTTATTTAAAATAAAATCTGCAGAAGATTTTGCATAATTTATATAACTATCATTTTCAAAGGCTTTTCCGGCAATAGATAAAGCTGCTATTATAAGACCATTCCAATCTGTTAGTATTTTATCATCTTTAAGTGGATGAACTCTTTTTTCTCTTTCTTCAAATAATATTTTTCTCCATTTTTCTATCTTTTCAGAAAGTATATCTTTATCAATTTTTAGTTCTACGGATAATTCAGGTATATCTTTTTTTAAATAAATTATATTTTCTCCGGTTTTTCTTCCGGTAGCTTCTTCATAAAAATTACCTTCTTCTTCAATATTAAATATCTTAATAAATAAATCTGCATCATCTTTTAATAAATTCTTTATCTCTTCTATTGTCCATAGGTAAAATTTACCTTCTTTTCCTTCACTATCTGCATCCTCTGCACTGTAAAATCCACCATTTTCCCTATCATACATATCTCTTGTAATATATTCTATTATCTCTTCTGCAACCTTTTTATAAAATGGATTTTTTGTTATTTGATAAGCTTGAGAATAAGCTATAATTAACATGGCTTGGTCATAAAGCATTTTTTCAAAATGTGGTAAAAGCCACATATTATCAGTTGAATATCTATGAAAGCCATATCCAATATGGTCAAATATTCCGCCAAGTCTCATTTTTTTTAATGTTTGCTCTGCCATATATAAAGCATAATCATCATTTTTTCTTTTGTAATATTTAAGTAAAAATATTATGTTGTGAGGTGTAGGAAATTTAGGTTTAGAAGAAAAACCGCCATAATTTTTATCAAATCTATTTTTTAATTCATTATATCCTCTATCTATAACTTCCGGTGATATATTTTCTTTTGATGGTTTATTTTCATTTTGGATATATTCTACAACTTTTTTAGCTCTGTTTAATAAATCTTCCCTGTTATTTTTCCAATAATTTATAACTCCGAGTAATATATCTTTTAATCCGGCTCTATTATATCTACTTTCTTTTGGAAAGTATGTCCCTACAAAAAATGGTTCTTTATCCGGTGTCATTATTACCGTAAGTGGCCAGCCACCGTGTCCATTTAGCATTAAGCATATATCCATATATATTTTGTCTATATCCGGTCTTTCTTCTCTATCTACTTTTATAGATATAAAATTTTCATTTAATATTTTTGCTATCTCTTCATCTTCAAAAGATTCTTTTTCCATAACATGACACCAATGGCAGGTAGAATATCCAATAGATAAAAATATTGGTTTATCTTCTTTTTTTGCTCTTTCAAAAGCTTCTTCACACCAAGGATACCAATCAACCGGATTATATGCATGTTGTAAAAGATATGGGCTTTTTTCATTTATTAATCTATTTGGTTTCATCTTAATAACCTCTTTAATTTTTAAGGAAAATTATATAGATTTATAAGAATTACACAAAGATTTTTATCATATAATCATTTTGGAAGTTTTACTATGAATAATGCACCATTTGGGATATAGACTGCATTTATTGTTCCTCTATGTCTTTCTATAATCTCTTTTGTTATAGCAAGACCAAGACCACTTCCTTTTGGCTTGTCCGAATAATAAGGCATAAATATCTTTTCTATATTTTCTTTTTTTATTCCTTTACCGTTATCTTTAAAAGATATAATTACATAATCATCTTTATCTTCTACATTTATATCTATCTTATCTGCACCGCTTTCTATACTATTTTGTATTAAGTTAGAAAAAGCTTGTTTTAACATCTTTTCATCAGCTTTTATGATTATATCTTTATCTATATTTATATTTATTTTAAATTTATCTGTTTGATATCCGGTTTTTAATA is a genomic window of Venenivibrio stagnispumantis containing:
- the thiO gene encoding glycine oxidase ThiO: MKAIIVGGGIAGLTVALELEKHGYDIVIIEKDFLGKGATWAAGGMLAPQAEGLDGLFLDLCLKAREYYKDYVKEIEKKSGIDVGYSECGIIVPAFSEDEAIILNKRINFYKSQNLKASWLSREDIVNMGYAISDKVIGAAYYSDDAQVDNRLLTNALINLVRKSEKIKILEKTEVIAIIEKNNLFKSVKLKNGEEIEADICVLSAGAWSRTIFDIPVIPVKGEMISIKDKSLKNIFYSSKAYIIPRKNYDLTLIGATEEKVAFKEGNTVFGIYKLLTGLLDTFPHFNKRFFDMWYSFRPDTPDHFPIIGKSHIKNLYFATGYHRNGILLAPYIAKILSDLIHKEEENIYLKAYDIFRFLKHIPSF
- a CDS encoding MBL fold metallo-hydrolase — encoded protein: MWLSLNRKNILIDPGPGSLIRIFENKLEPEDIDIFVLSHRHLDHVSDINAVIESATKSHKKKKDLLIAPNDTVYGDDPVVLKYSLKGIKKVETIEENKEIIYEDIRIKPLIKHIHNNVENYSLGFFTDNKTVIYVPCGKFYEDMLYAYPENPDLMIFNTTFVKPVADINHLSVKDVEKIIEKSKPKKAILTHFSVMMLKYNPEKIAKELSEKLKLEVIAAKDGMKIFF
- a CDS encoding SDR family NAD(P)-dependent oxidoreductase translates to MEIKGKNILITGGAKRIGKALSLELAKDGANIIIHYFNSVEEAQDLKRTINALGVKAYTFQADLRDEFQLKNMIKEIKNTVDVDILINNASIYYPVKIEEASLSDLDNFYKIHVQAPFLLSKEFGIEMYKRKEGRIINIVDYAAKIPYKDYTPYAISKGAMLTMTKAFAKEFAPYVLVNAILPGPIIPPEDLEDKEIPLKKTVLKRWAGEIEVYKAVKYLIESDFTTGAEIPVEGGRLIF
- a CDS encoding thioredoxin domain-containing protein yields the protein MKPNRLINEKSPYLLQHAYNPVDWYPWCEEAFERAKKEDKPIFLSIGYSTCHWCHVMEKESFEDEEIAKILNENFISIKVDREERPDIDKIYMDICLMLNGHGGWPLTVIMTPDKEPFFVGTYFPKESRYNRAGLKDILLGVINYWKNNREDLLNRAKKVVEYIQNENKPSKENISPEVIDRGYNELKNRFDKNYGGFSSKPKFPTPHNIIFLLKYYKRKNDDYALYMAEQTLKKMRLGGIFDHIGYGFHRYSTDNMWLLPHFEKMLYDQAMLIIAYSQAYQITKNPFYKKVAEEIIEYITRDMYDRENGGFYSAEDADSEGKEGKFYLWTIEEIKNLLKDDADLFIKIFNIEEEGNFYEEATGRKTGENIIYLKKDIPELSVELKIDKDILSEKIEKWRKILFEEREKRVHPLKDDKILTDWNGLIIAALSIAGKAFENDSYINYAKSSADFILNKMYKDGRLLHRYRENEAAIDANLDDYSYFIFGLLELYEATLEDKYLENTINLTQKMIELFYDEENGGFFFTPKDREILLTRAKEVYDGAIPSGNSVALYDLIKIQKITADLELEEKIYKTVQYFASDIKRLPSYHTFFLFALDYLFYGGYEIVITGDKQKALEVAKNINKEYIPNKVLFYLSDYVRKIAPYTENMESDEKDINIYICKDFSCNMPVKNTEDALKLLNRG